In a single window of the Terriglobia bacterium genome:
- a CDS encoding aminotransferase class V-fold PLP-dependent enzyme produces MAADTGDLLRWRSEFPILEKTVYLISNSLGAMPRGVRDALKEYADTWATRGVRAWGESWWEMPVNLGDLLGPILGCGPGEVSFHQNVTLAEAIVLSCFDFTGPRRKIVYTNMEFPSVMYLVQAQQARGAEICVVGSEDGISVDLNRLLEAIDERTLLVPVSHVLFKSAYIMDAQAIIRKAHEVGALVILDVYQSAGILPFDVKQLEVDFVIGGCLKWLCGGPGAAFLYVRPDLIAGLEPKLTGWMAHPNSFAFETGAMRYRDDAFRFLNGTPHIPCLYAARPGLEILGKIGAQRVRRNSMRQVAFLIELAREQGFPLTIPEKPEERGGTVAVKTPHAYEVSRELLRRDFIVDFRPGAGIRVSPHFYTSDEELEAVIREMRQIIDTRAYEKHIGRRSFVT; encoded by the coding sequence ATGGCAGCCGATACCGGTGACCTGCTCCGCTGGCGCAGTGAGTTCCCGATACTCGAGAAGACGGTATATCTCATCAGCAACTCCCTGGGAGCCATGCCGCGCGGCGTGCGTGATGCGCTCAAGGAGTATGCCGACACCTGGGCGACGCGCGGCGTGCGCGCCTGGGGAGAATCGTGGTGGGAGATGCCGGTCAACCTGGGCGACCTGCTCGGCCCGATCCTGGGTTGCGGCCCCGGCGAAGTCTCCTTCCATCAAAACGTCACGCTGGCGGAGGCCATAGTCCTATCGTGCTTTGATTTCACCGGTCCGAGACGCAAGATCGTGTATACGAACATGGAGTTCCCGTCGGTCATGTACCTGGTTCAGGCGCAGCAGGCGCGCGGCGCCGAGATCTGCGTCGTCGGCTCGGAGGATGGAATTTCCGTCGACCTGAACCGCCTCCTGGAAGCCATCGATGAACGCACCCTGCTCGTGCCCGTCAGCCACGTCCTGTTCAAAAGCGCCTACATCATGGACGCGCAGGCGATCATCCGGAAAGCCCACGAAGTGGGAGCTCTGGTGATCCTGGACGTCTATCAGTCGGCCGGAATCCTACCGTTCGATGTCAAGCAGCTCGAGGTCGACTTTGTCATCGGGGGCTGTCTCAAGTGGCTCTGCGGCGGACCGGGAGCCGCCTTCCTGTATGTCCGTCCCGACCTCATTGCCGGGCTCGAGCCGAAGCTAACCGGATGGATGGCGCACCCGAATTCATTTGCCTTCGAAACCGGCGCCATGCGCTACCGCGACGATGCCTTCCGCTTCCTCAACGGAACGCCTCACATCCCCTGTCTCTACGCGGCGCGCCCCGGCCTGGAGATCCTGGGGAAGATCGGCGCGCAGCGGGTGCGCCGGAATTCGATGCGCCAGGTTGCGTTTCTGATCGAGCTGGCGCGGGAGCAGGGTTTCCCGCTCACGATTCCGGAAAAGCCGGAGGAGCGCGGCGGAACGGTTGCCGTGAAGACGCCTCATGCGTACGAGGTCTCGCGCGAACTGCTGCGCAGGGATTTCATCGTCGATTTCCGCCCGGGCGCCGGCATCCGCGTGTCGCCGCATTTTTACACTTCGGATGAGGAACTGGAGGCGGTGATCCGCGAGATGCGGCAAATCATCGACACGCGCGCCTACGAGAAGCACATCGGCAGGCGCAGCTTTGTGACCTGA
- a CDS encoding IS110 family transposase, whose protein sequence is MNSEPENADYAAWIGIDWGSEKHAVCLSAGDSSSLEHLTLEQKPESLHAWFMDLLGRFGGRKVAVAIEQSKGAVINFLLGLDFVHIFRVHPKSLKNYREALSPSGAKDDPTDAELILQFARLHQDKIHPWVPDDVDSRLLLRLAEGRRKTVNKRVSLTNELTQLLKEYYPQALDWTGDLDRVMACDFLSKWPTLQKLQRSKPDTVRQFYRGHGCRSRDLIECRFEEIRSACPLTTDKAIVESSVLMLKAIVPQLRELIEAIARFDQSIEEVYQKQPDSEIFSSFPGAGPALGPRLQAAMGTDRTRFQNAEEVAEYSGIAPVLERSGKTIWVHRRLACSTFVKQSFHEFAGQSVVWCAWAHAYYDSKRAIGLGHHAALRALAYKWIRIIFRCWKNHVVYDEQKYMQSLNRKQPAWLKFLAAAA, encoded by the coding sequence ATGAATAGCGAGCCAGAAAATGCGGATTACGCTGCCTGGATTGGGATTGATTGGGGAAGTGAGAAACACGCTGTTTGCCTGAGTGCTGGCGACTCGAGTAGCTTGGAGCATCTCACTTTGGAACAAAAACCCGAGAGCTTGCACGCTTGGTTTATGGACCTGCTTGGGCGCTTTGGCGGACGTAAGGTAGCCGTAGCGATCGAGCAAAGCAAAGGGGCGGTAATCAATTTCTTGCTTGGCCTGGATTTCGTGCACATCTTTCGAGTCCACCCGAAGTCGCTGAAGAACTATCGCGAGGCGCTGTCTCCGAGCGGCGCCAAGGATGACCCTACGGATGCGGAATTGATCCTGCAATTTGCCAGGCTTCACCAGGACAAGATCCATCCCTGGGTTCCCGATGACGTCGATAGCCGGTTGCTGCTCCGTTTGGCAGAAGGCCGCCGCAAGACCGTTAACAAGAGGGTGAGCTTGACCAATGAGCTGACACAGCTGCTGAAGGAGTACTATCCGCAGGCGCTGGACTGGACCGGAGACTTGGACCGCGTCATGGCATGTGACTTTCTGTCGAAATGGCCCACGCTGCAAAAGCTGCAGCGAAGCAAGCCAGACACGGTGCGCCAGTTTTACCGAGGTCATGGATGCCGCAGTCGCGATCTCATCGAGTGTCGCTTCGAAGAGATCCGTTCGGCTTGTCCATTGACCACGGACAAGGCGATTGTCGAATCTTCGGTGCTGATGCTCAAGGCGATCGTGCCCCAATTGCGGGAGCTGATTGAGGCCATTGCCCGCTTTGACCAAAGCATCGAGGAAGTCTATCAAAAACAACCGGATTCGGAGATTTTCAGCAGCTTTCCCGGAGCCGGCCCAGCTCTCGGGCCCCGGCTGCAGGCTGCCATGGGAACCGACCGGACTCGCTTCCAGAACGCCGAAGAGGTAGCCGAATACTCGGGAATTGCGCCGGTCCTGGAGCGCAGCGGCAAAACGATATGGGTCCATCGCCGCCTGGCTTGTTCCACCTTTGTGAAACAGAGTTTTCACGAGTTTGCAGGACAATCCGTGGTGTGGTGCGCCTGGGCCCATGCTTATTACGACAGCAAGAGAGCAATCGGTTTGGGACACCATGCCGCTCTGCGGGCCCTGGCCTACAAATGGATTCGAATTATCTTTCGCTGCTGGAAAAATCATGTTGTTTACGACGAACAGAAATACATGCAATCACTAAACCGAAAACAGCCGGCCTGGTTGAAGTTCCTGGCAGCTGCGGCTTAA